A single Euzebya sp. DNA region contains:
- a CDS encoding P1 family peptidase has product MALGFDDVLVGTWTHPDAHTGCTVVLPPKGSMGACSVRGGAPGTREAAALGPTGQGTECHAVFLSGGSAFGLAVGDGVASWCEEQGRGYDRFVTPVPVVGGAIVFDLRVAGAPRPDAASGRAACEAAMVDDPPMGRVGVGAGCTVAKVAGFEHLAAGGQGWAVASGGGVTVGALMAVNALGNVLAEDGSLLAGVDTQDAYPYTEMRPPPHPSANTVIGCLVTDVRLTKAQASRAVDLAHTGIARTIEPAHTTFDGDALFLLTGQRVHVDAPVDLVATLGARAIAAAIRASVRAAADGPPIIPDDLVAGLQTTTTQMEEP; this is encoded by the coding sequence ATGGCCCTCGGATTCGACGACGTGCTGGTCGGCACGTGGACCCACCCCGACGCCCACACCGGGTGCACCGTGGTGCTGCCGCCGAAGGGGTCGATGGGCGCGTGCAGCGTGCGGGGTGGCGCGCCGGGAACCCGCGAGGCCGCGGCGCTCGGCCCCACCGGACAGGGGACGGAGTGTCACGCGGTGTTCCTGTCCGGCGGGTCCGCGTTCGGGCTGGCCGTCGGTGACGGGGTCGCATCGTGGTGTGAGGAGCAGGGCCGCGGCTACGACCGGTTCGTCACCCCCGTCCCGGTCGTCGGGGGCGCGATCGTGTTCGACCTCCGCGTCGCCGGCGCACCCCGGCCCGACGCGGCGAGCGGACGGGCGGCGTGCGAGGCGGCGATGGTCGACGACCCGCCGATGGGACGGGTCGGGGTGGGCGCCGGGTGCACCGTCGCGAAGGTCGCGGGCTTCGAGCACCTCGCCGCCGGCGGGCAGGGGTGGGCGGTCGCCAGCGGGGGAGGGGTCACCGTCGGCGCCCTGATGGCGGTGAACGCCCTCGGGAACGTGCTCGCCGAGGACGGGTCGCTGCTGGCCGGCGTGGACACCCAGGACGCCTACCCGTACACCGAGATGCGGCCACCGCCGCACCCCTCGGCCAACACCGTGATCGGGTGCCTGGTCACCGACGTGCGGCTGACGAAGGCGCAGGCCTCGCGCGCCGTGGACCTGGCCCACACCGGCATCGCCCGCACCATCGAGCCCGCGCACACCACCTTCGACGGCGACGCGCTGTTCCTGCTGACCGGCCAGCGCGTCCACGTCGACGCCCCCGTCGACCTGGTCGCCACCCTCGGCGCCAGGGCGATCGCCGCCGCCATCCGCGCGTCGGTGCGCGCCGCGGCGGACGGTCCGCCGATCATCCCCGACGATCTGGTGGCGGGGCTCCAGACCACGACGACCCAGATGGAGGAACCATGA
- a CDS encoding ABC transporter substrate-binding protein: MIATKRWLVLLVVLAMGLAACGGGDGDEEGTDTGTEEAGDDAAADEETDAPADDAAEETEGGDDAAADSGGGEDISGTEVTVFGAPTSVEADAINAVIDETFDANTGASATYEGSDSFEEQIQIRVEGGNPPDIALYPQPGAVIEQAEAGNAVSLETLGFDIADLEARFGEYLLSLGEYEGEHYGLPTNVNFKSLVWYNLPVFEEQGYEIPETYEDMLALTEQMVSDGFETPWCIGTGSDAATGWPATDFMEDIVLRQAGPDVYDQWVTHEIPFDDPAIVSAGETMAEITHSDYVLGGTAAIPDIDFRDAMDPMVAEEPGCLMHRQASFAATFFPEGTELGTDIDTFPFPSIDGNEGALIAGEMGVIFRDAPEVREFIDVFSGQEAQCLQGSQEGISRISPNLEVGPDCYSDPLTAQSAEAVVNALSEGTARFDASDLMPPEVGSGSFWTAMNEWMRGSDLESVLADVEASWP, from the coding sequence ATGATTGCAACGAAGCGCTGGCTGGTGCTGCTCGTCGTCCTCGCCATGGGACTCGCCGCGTGCGGCGGCGGCGACGGCGACGAGGAGGGCACCGACACGGGGACCGAGGAGGCCGGTGATGACGCGGCGGCCGACGAGGAGACCGACGCGCCGGCCGACGACGCAGCCGAGGAGACCGAGGGCGGGGACGACGCAGCTGCCGACAGCGGCGGCGGAGAGGACATCTCCGGGACCGAGGTGACCGTGTTCGGCGCCCCGACCAGCGTCGAGGCGGACGCGATCAACGCCGTCATCGACGAGACGTTCGACGCCAACACCGGCGCCAGCGCCACCTACGAGGGCTCGGACAGCTTCGAGGAGCAGATCCAGATCCGCGTCGAGGGCGGCAACCCGCCGGACATCGCGCTGTACCCCCAGCCCGGTGCGGTGATCGAGCAGGCGGAGGCCGGCAACGCCGTCTCCCTCGAGACCCTCGGCTTCGACATCGCCGACCTGGAGGCGCGCTTCGGCGAGTACCTCCTGTCCCTCGGCGAGTACGAGGGCGAGCACTACGGCCTGCCGACCAACGTCAACTTCAAGAGCCTGGTCTGGTACAACCTGCCGGTCTTCGAGGAGCAGGGCTACGAGATCCCCGAGACCTACGAGGACATGCTCGCCCTGACCGAGCAGATGGTCTCCGACGGCTTCGAGACGCCGTGGTGCATCGGCACCGGTTCCGACGCGGCCACCGGCTGGCCGGCGACGGACTTCATGGAGGACATCGTCCTGCGCCAGGCAGGCCCGGACGTCTACGACCAGTGGGTCACCCACGAGATCCCCTTCGACGACCCGGCGATCGTGTCCGCCGGTGAGACGATGGCGGAGATCACCCACTCCGACTACGTCCTCGGTGGCACCGCCGCCATCCCGGACATCGACTTCCGCGACGCCATGGACCCGATGGTCGCCGAGGAGCCCGGTTGCCTGATGCACCGCCAGGCCTCCTTCGCCGCCACCTTCTTCCCCGAGGGCACCGAGCTCGGGACCGACATCGACACCTTCCCGTTCCCGTCGATCGACGGCAACGAGGGCGCGCTGATCGCCGGTGAGATGGGCGTGATCTTCCGGGACGCCCCGGAGGTCCGTGAGTTCATCGACGTCTTCAGCGGCCAGGAGGCGCAGTGCCTCCAGGGCAGCCAGGAGGGCATCAGCCGCATCTCGCCGAACCTCGAGGTCGGCCCCGACTGCTACTCCGACCCGCTGACCGCACAGTCGGCCGAGGCCGTGGTCAACGCCCTCAGCGAGGGCACGGCGCGCTTCGACGCGTCGGACCTCATGCCGCCTGAGGTCGGCTCCGGCTCGTTCTGGACCGCCATGAACGAGTGGATGCGCGGTTCGGACCTCGAGTCCGTCCTCGCCGACGTCGAGGCGAGCTGGCCGTAG
- a CDS encoding NAD(P)H-hydrate dehydratase, whose translation MIPLFLPSQVQAMDARAFERGVDPAALMDLAAGHLARGVLRVADRRHGLRVALVCGKGNNGGDGIAAARHLAARGASPTVVLVTAPEELGDDAARELVAWRRQAGRVVVATDGSAIGAALVGADVAVDCLLGTGATGEPRGVYGIAVAALNGFDGPVVACDIPTGVDGATGRVPGVAVDAQLTVTLGAHKRGLWLPPGAELVGELVLGEIGVQDGQDAPAARVLEPADLPRVAPVAAARAHKRSRGVVTVYAGAPGTAGAAILCARAALAGGAGLVTVATPQAVAPIVAGAVPEAMTLGLPDDVDGIIDAIGSAMERADVLAMGPGLGLAPGTQHAVRRLVATVERPIVLDADGLNAFRDHRDQIGAHACEALVMTPHAQELGRLTGLSGHGVHARRADLAAEKAAEWGATVVAKGPGTVIAAPDGRVWINATGSPALATGGTGDVLTGVTAALVAQQPGPPSVAAAVHLHGLAGDLAGRAVSIRATTAGTVIEHLGAAALERGI comes from the coding sequence ATGATCCCGCTCTTCCTCCCCTCCCAGGTCCAGGCCATGGACGCCCGCGCGTTCGAGCGGGGGGTCGACCCTGCGGCGCTGATGGACCTGGCCGCCGGGCACCTCGCACGAGGCGTGCTGCGGGTGGCGGACCGACGCCACGGCCTGCGCGTGGCCCTCGTGTGCGGGAAGGGCAACAACGGGGGGGACGGGATCGCGGCCGCACGGCACCTCGCCGCTCGCGGGGCCAGCCCGACCGTGGTGCTCGTCACGGCGCCCGAGGAGCTCGGCGACGACGCCGCGCGGGAGCTGGTCGCGTGGCGCCGGCAGGCCGGCCGGGTCGTCGTGGCGACCGACGGGTCCGCCATCGGCGCGGCCCTGGTCGGCGCGGACGTGGCCGTCGACTGCCTGCTCGGCACCGGGGCCACCGGCGAGCCCCGCGGGGTCTACGGCATCGCGGTGGCCGCCCTCAACGGCTTCGACGGGCCGGTCGTCGCCTGCGACATCCCGACCGGGGTCGACGGCGCCACGGGGCGGGTGCCGGGTGTGGCCGTCGACGCGCAGCTCACCGTCACCCTCGGCGCGCACAAGCGGGGGCTGTGGCTGCCCCCCGGCGCCGAGCTCGTCGGCGAGCTCGTCCTCGGCGAGATCGGGGTGCAGGACGGCCAGGACGCACCGGCGGCTCGGGTGCTCGAGCCCGCCGACCTGCCGCGGGTGGCGCCCGTCGCCGCCGCGCGGGCCCACAAGCGCAGCCGCGGGGTCGTGACGGTCTACGCCGGCGCACCGGGCACGGCCGGCGCGGCGATCCTCTGCGCCCGGGCGGCCCTCGCGGGCGGGGCCGGTCTGGTGACGGTCGCGACGCCGCAGGCCGTGGCCCCGATCGTCGCGGGCGCGGTGCCGGAGGCCATGACCCTCGGCCTGCCCGACGACGTCGATGGGATCATCGACGCCATCGGCTCGGCGATGGAGCGCGCGGACGTGCTCGCGATGGGGCCCGGGCTCGGGTTGGCGCCCGGCACCCAGCACGCCGTGCGCCGGCTGGTGGCGACCGTCGAGCGGCCGATCGTGCTGGACGCCGACGGCCTGAACGCCTTCCGCGACCACCGGGACCAGATCGGCGCGCACGCCTGCGAGGCGCTGGTCATGACGCCCCACGCCCAGGAGCTCGGCCGGCTCACCGGCCTGAGCGGCCACGGCGTGCACGCCCGACGGGCGGACCTGGCCGCCGAGAAGGCCGCGGAGTGGGGGGCGACCGTCGTCGCCAAGGGACCCGGCACGGTCATCGCCGCGCCGGACGGCCGGGTCTGGATCAACGCGACGGGGAGCCCTGCGCTCGCCACCGGCGGCACCGGCGACGTGCTGACGGGCGTGACGGCCGCGCTGGTCGCCCAGCAGCCCGGACCGCCGAGCGTCGCCGCCGCGGTCCACCTGCACGGCCTGGCCGGCGACCTCGCCGGCCGGGCGGTGTCGATCCGCGCGACCACGGCGGGCACGGTCATCGAGCACCTCGGCGCCGCCGCCCTCGAGCGGGGCATCTGA
- the glmS gene encoding glutamine--fructose-6-phosphate transaminase (isomerizing), producing the protein MCGIMGYTGADQALPILIDGLARLEYRGYDSAGIAVIGDGGGIEVVKRAGKLANLTDALGDVGPAGHIGIGHTRWATHGVPNDVNAHPHTDPTGDIAVIHNGIIENYAELKAELIERRGAVFRSDTDTEVIAHLVASLYEGSLPAAVRAATARFEGQYAFAVIDRRHPDVIVAAKRAAPMILGHLDGGALLSSDVAGLIAHTADVEALEDDQVAVLTPDGITVTDLDGTPTEGHRYTVDWDVEAAEKQGYDHFMAKEIHEQPRAVADTLLGRVDADGRIALDSVDFDPALLRAADKVYVVACGTSYHSGMVAKYGIEHWARIGVEVEIASEFRYRDPILTPNTVVVAISQSGETADTIAAAEYARAQGAKVVAVTNIVGSTLARLADAVIYTRAGLEVAVASTKAFITQVVALDVLALYLAQERRQMFAEECRDVLERLEALPALMERVLAAEDQIAELARRFADADYVMFIGRQVGLPIALEGALKLKEISYVHAEGFAAGEMKHGPIALIDDGGPVIALATDGHVKAKVVSNIQEVKARGAVVLAVATEGDTEVKAHADHVIYVPDVHELLYPVLTVLPLQLLGYHIAVALGRDVDQPRNLAKTVTVE; encoded by the coding sequence ATGTGCGGAATCATGGGCTACACCGGTGCCGACCAGGCGCTGCCGATCCTCATCGACGGGCTCGCCCGGCTGGAGTACCGCGGCTACGACTCCGCCGGCATCGCGGTCATCGGTGACGGAGGGGGCATCGAGGTGGTGAAGCGGGCCGGCAAGCTCGCCAACCTCACCGACGCGCTCGGCGATGTCGGGCCTGCCGGCCACATCGGCATCGGCCACACCCGCTGGGCCACCCACGGCGTCCCGAACGACGTCAACGCCCACCCCCACACCGACCCGACCGGCGACATCGCCGTCATCCACAACGGCATCATCGAGAACTACGCCGAGCTCAAGGCCGAGCTGATCGAGCGCCGCGGCGCGGTGTTCCGGTCCGACACCGACACTGAGGTGATCGCCCACCTCGTCGCCTCGCTGTACGAGGGGTCCCTCCCCGCGGCCGTCCGGGCCGCGACCGCCCGCTTCGAGGGCCAGTACGCCTTCGCCGTCATCGACCGGCGCCACCCCGACGTGATCGTCGCGGCGAAGCGGGCCGCCCCGATGATCCTCGGCCACCTCGACGGCGGCGCGCTGCTGTCGAGCGACGTCGCCGGCCTGATCGCCCACACCGCGGACGTCGAGGCGCTCGAGGACGACCAGGTCGCGGTGCTGACCCCCGACGGGATCACCGTCACCGACCTGGACGGCACCCCGACGGAGGGGCACCGCTACACCGTCGACTGGGACGTCGAGGCGGCCGAGAAGCAGGGCTACGACCACTTCATGGCCAAGGAGATCCACGAGCAGCCCCGCGCGGTGGCCGACACCCTCCTCGGCCGCGTCGACGCCGACGGTCGTATCGCGCTCGACTCCGTCGACTTCGACCCCGCCCTGCTGCGCGCCGCGGACAAGGTCTACGTCGTCGCCTGCGGCACCAGCTACCACTCCGGGATGGTCGCCAAGTACGGCATCGAGCACTGGGCCCGCATCGGGGTGGAGGTGGAGATCGCCAGCGAGTTCCGCTACCGCGACCCGATCCTCACCCCCAACACCGTCGTGGTGGCGATCAGCCAGTCGGGGGAGACCGCCGACACCATCGCCGCCGCGGAGTACGCCCGCGCCCAGGGCGCGAAGGTCGTCGCGGTCACGAACATCGTCGGGTCGACGCTGGCCCGGCTCGCCGACGCGGTGATCTACACCCGCGCGGGCCTCGAGGTCGCCGTCGCGTCGACCAAGGCGTTCATCACCCAGGTCGTCGCCCTCGACGTGCTCGCGCTGTACCTGGCCCAGGAGCGCCGGCAGATGTTCGCCGAGGAGTGCCGCGACGTCCTCGAGCGGTTGGAGGCCCTGCCCGCGCTCATGGAGCGCGTCCTGGCCGCGGAGGACCAGATCGCCGAGCTGGCCCGGCGCTTCGCCGACGCCGACTACGTGATGTTCATCGGTCGCCAGGTCGGGCTGCCGATCGCGTTGGAGGGGGCCCTCAAGCTGAAGGAGATCAGCTACGTCCACGCCGAGGGGTTCGCCGCCGGGGAGATGAAGCACGGCCCGATCGCCCTGATCGACGACGGGGGGCCGGTGATCGCCCTGGCCACCGACGGGCACGTCAAGGCGAAGGTCGTCTCGAACATCCAGGAGGTCAAGGCGCGCGGCGCGGTCGTCCTGGCCGTCGCCACCGAGGGCGACACCGAGGTGAAGGCCCACGCCGACCACGTGATCTACGTCCCGGACGTCCACGAGCTGCTGTACCCGGTGCTGACCGTCCTGCCCCTCCAGCTGCTCGGCTACCACATCGCCGTCGCGCTCGGCCGCGACGTCGACCAGCCCCGCAACCTGGCCAAGACCGTCACCGTCGAGTAG
- a CDS encoding enoyl-CoA hydratase-related protein, translating into MDDTLVRTERRDAVATITLTNARRRNALSLAVLSALGQAVEAVAATDAAGLVITGEGPVFSSGHDFGDMAGRPLSEMRALLRTCTDVMLALQEIPQVVVARVQGPALAAGCQLVAACDLAVAVDTATFSAPGGKAGWFCHTPMVAIARNVGRKQALEMALTGDAIDAATALRWGLINAAVPAEQLDDATLDLLGRATRGSRMSKALGKQTLYAQMRLEERQAYDLAIEVMAAASQTADGQESMASFVERRPAEYVDR; encoded by the coding sequence GTGGACGACACACTGGTCCGGACCGAGCGCCGCGACGCGGTGGCGACGATCACGCTGACCAACGCGCGGCGCCGCAACGCGCTGTCCCTGGCCGTGTTGAGCGCGCTCGGCCAGGCGGTCGAGGCGGTCGCCGCGACCGATGCCGCCGGGCTGGTGATCACGGGGGAGGGGCCGGTGTTCTCGAGCGGACACGACTTCGGCGACATGGCGGGACGGCCGCTGTCGGAGATGCGGGCGCTGCTGCGCACCTGCACCGACGTGATGCTCGCCCTCCAGGAGATCCCCCAGGTCGTCGTCGCCCGGGTGCAGGGCCCGGCCCTGGCGGCTGGCTGCCAGCTCGTGGCGGCATGCGATCTGGCCGTCGCCGTCGACACCGCCACCTTCAGCGCCCCGGGTGGCAAGGCCGGGTGGTTCTGCCACACCCCGATGGTCGCGATCGCCCGGAACGTCGGGCGGAAGCAGGCGCTCGAGATGGCGCTGACCGGCGACGCGATCGACGCCGCCACCGCGCTGCGCTGGGGGTTGATCAACGCCGCCGTCCCCGCCGAGCAGCTCGATGACGCCACCCTCGACCTGCTCGGCCGGGCCACCCGCGGGTCGCGCATGTCGAAGGCGCTCGGCAAGCAGACGCTGTACGCCCAGATGCGCCTCGAGGAGCGCCAGGCCTACGACCTCGCGATCGAGGTCATGGCCGCCGCCTCCCAGACCGCGGACGGGCAGGAGTCGATGGCCAGCTTCGTCGAGCGCCGTCCCGCCGAGTACGTCGACCGGTAG
- a CDS encoding carbohydrate ABC transporter permease, with protein MSTTPPAPTAPAPESEQEPREVHDAGGGKGRWAALWDRWPVKVAVLLIVILWLIPTLGLLINSFRVRGEIESSGWWTANPFDTAQWTLAHYREVLSASRGFGNAFLNSLAVSVPAVAIPLGVAAFAAYAFSWMEFKGRQVLFVLVVALLVVPLHLALIPILRLYTGGAHIGTFTIFPDLDLVGSFPALWLAHTGFGLPLAVYLLRNYIGSLPSEVIESAKVDGASHMQIFTRLIVPLSVPALAAFATLQFLWVWNDFLVALVFLGGTPEVRVLTVALADLQGARGQFEYILPAAAFVSMALPMVVFFALQRFFVRGLTAGAVKG; from the coding sequence ATGAGCACCACACCCCCCGCACCGACCGCGCCGGCACCCGAGTCCGAGCAGGAGCCGCGCGAGGTCCACGACGCCGGCGGCGGCAAGGGCCGTTGGGCGGCGCTCTGGGATCGCTGGCCGGTCAAGGTCGCGGTCCTCCTCATCGTCATCCTGTGGCTGATCCCGACCCTGGGCCTGCTCATCAACTCCTTCCGCGTCCGGGGGGAGATCGAGTCGAGCGGCTGGTGGACGGCCAACCCGTTCGACACCGCGCAGTGGACCCTCGCCCACTACCGCGAGGTGCTGAGCGCCTCGCGCGGGTTCGGCAACGCCTTCCTGAACAGCCTGGCGGTCTCCGTCCCGGCCGTGGCCATCCCGCTCGGCGTGGCCGCGTTCGCGGCGTACGCGTTCAGCTGGATGGAGTTCAAGGGCCGTCAGGTCCTGTTCGTGCTCGTGGTCGCGCTCCTCGTGGTGCCGCTCCACCTGGCGCTGATCCCGATCCTCCGGCTGTACACCGGCGGGGCGCACATCGGGACCTTCACCATCTTCCCCGACCTCGACCTGGTCGGGTCGTTCCCCGCGCTGTGGCTGGCCCACACGGGCTTCGGCCTGCCGTTGGCCGTGTACCTGCTGCGCAACTACATCGGCTCGCTGCCCTCGGAGGTGATCGAGTCGGCGAAGGTCGACGGCGCCAGCCACATGCAGATCTTCACCCGGCTCATCGTCCCGCTGTCGGTGCCGGCGCTGGCGGCGTTCGCCACCCTCCAGTTCCTGTGGGTGTGGAACGACTTCCTCGTCGCGCTCGTCTTCCTGGGCGGGACGCCGGAGGTGCGGGTCCTCACCGTCGCGCTGGCTGACCTGCAAGGGGCCAGAGGGCAGTTCGAGTACATCCTCCCCGCCGCCGCGTTCGTCTCCATGGCGTTGCCGATGGTGGTGTTCTTCGCCCTCCAGCGGTTCTTCGTCCGCGGACTGACCGCCGGAGCTGTCAAGGGGTGA
- a CDS encoding holo-ACP synthase translates to MIVGVGIDLIEIDRIRAALSRTPSLRRRIWTSAEWEGCADRVERLAARFAAKEAVAKAIGTGVRGFSLVDVEVISDGVGRPSVVLRGPAIAVAEARGVAVVHLSLTTSDAVAAAYAVAEG, encoded by the coding sequence GTGATCGTCGGGGTCGGCATCGACCTGATCGAGATCGACCGGATCCGTGCCGCGCTGTCGCGGACCCCGTCGCTCCGGCGGCGCATCTGGACGTCCGCGGAGTGGGAGGGGTGCGCCGACCGCGTCGAGCGGCTCGCAGCGAGGTTCGCGGCCAAGGAGGCCGTCGCGAAGGCCATCGGCACCGGCGTGCGCGGGTTCTCCCTCGTCGACGTCGAGGTGATCAGCGACGGCGTCGGCCGCCCCTCCGTCGTCCTGCGCGGCCCGGCCATCGCCGTCGCCGAGGCGCGCGGTGTGGCCGTCGTCCACCTCTCCCTCACCACCTCCGACGCGGTCGCCGCTGCCTACGCCGTCGCCGAGGGCTGA
- the alr gene encoding alanine racemase, with the protein MAPEPSPTPPRHRPVWAEIDLDAIRHNAGVLRHHAGGVDLMAVVKADGYGHGAVPVARAALEGGATWLGVALVEEGEELRDAGITAPILVLSEPPPAAAGALLHAGLTPTVYTHVFTQALIAAAGDRVVDVHLKIDTGMHRVGLPEPAWDEAFAHLAASPRLRVAGLWSHLAVGDVPDAGYTRAQAERFADGVRRARAAGLAPDLLHLANSGGTTLTPDVHLDLVRPGIALYGNEAAPGILLDELRPAMALRSRLTFVKPLAAGESVSYGLRWTAARDTVVGTVAGGYADGIRRGLTNVGEVVVGGRRCPIAGTVCMDQFLVDLGPGATDASGDDVWLIGGPDAVAVTTADWARWLDTITYEVTCGISARVPRVHTSRR; encoded by the coding sequence GTGGCGCCCGAACCCTCCCCGACGCCACCTCGCCACCGGCCGGTCTGGGCGGAGATCGACCTCGACGCGATCCGCCACAACGCCGGCGTCCTGCGCCACCACGCCGGCGGGGTCGACCTGATGGCCGTGGTCAAGGCCGACGGCTACGGCCACGGCGCCGTCCCGGTCGCCCGCGCGGCCCTCGAGGGCGGCGCGACCTGGCTGGGGGTGGCCCTGGTGGAGGAGGGGGAGGAGCTGCGAGACGCCGGGATCACGGCGCCGATCCTCGTCCTCAGCGAACCGCCGCCCGCCGCCGCCGGCGCGCTGCTCCACGCGGGGCTGACCCCGACGGTCTACACCCACGTCTTCACCCAGGCCCTGATCGCGGCGGCCGGCGACCGGGTGGTGGACGTGCACCTGAAGATCGACACCGGCATGCACCGCGTCGGCCTGCCGGAGCCGGCGTGGGACGAGGCCTTCGCGCATCTGGCCGCGTCGCCCCGGCTCCGCGTCGCAGGGCTGTGGTCCCACCTCGCCGTCGGGGACGTCCCGGACGCCGGCTACACCCGCGCGCAGGCCGAGCGGTTCGCCGACGGGGTCCGTCGCGCGCGGGCGGCCGGCCTGGCCCCGGATCTGCTGCACCTCGCCAACTCGGGCGGGACGACCCTCACCCCGGACGTGCACCTCGACCTGGTCCGCCCCGGCATCGCGCTGTACGGCAACGAGGCCGCACCCGGGATCCTGCTCGACGAGCTCCGCCCGGCGATGGCCCTCCGGTCGCGCCTCACCTTCGTCAAGCCGCTGGCCGCCGGGGAGTCGGTGTCCTACGGCCTCCGCTGGACCGCGGCGCGCGACACCGTCGTCGGCACGGTGGCCGGGGGCTACGCCGACGGGATCCGCCGGGGCCTGACGAACGTCGGCGAGGTCGTCGTCGGCGGCCGTCGCTGCCCGATCGCCGGCACCGTGTGCATGGACCAGTTCCTCGTCGACCTCGGGCCGGGGGCCACCGACGCGAGCGGTGACGACGTGTGGCTGATCGGCGGTCCCGACGCGGTCGCGGTCACCACGGCGGACTGGGCGCGCTGGCTCGACACCATCACCTACGAGGTCACCTGCGGCATCTCGGCCCGCGTCCCGCGCGTGCACACCAGCCGCAGATGA
- a CDS encoding carbohydrate ABC transporter permease, whose amino-acid sequence MSQTEAPPAPERAPAPEPPDRSSGRRAVEGIVALLVIIAVLGIVAWAFVWMRDTEANRALVALVAVVTGVGGVIIAFLGADRIVDLLPVGMRESVRPWVFVGPALLLLGIFLVYPAINTVVTAFQGPTGEEFIGLENFEFVFTDPSMLRSIRNTIAWIVVVTALAVGVGLIFAVLADRLDRGEATAKSLIFLPMAISFVGASVVWGFIYDFQVFGEQRGLLNGILTGLGMDPVSWLSIEPWNNLFLMVIMVWMQTGFAMVILSAAIKSVPADLLEAGRIDGASELQIFFRIIIPSIQSSIVVVTTTMIINVLKVFDIVFVMTNGGSGTEVIAERMIRWFFRNRDYGKGAAIAAVLFVAVIPVMVWNVRRFREEEAIR is encoded by the coding sequence TTGAGCCAGACCGAAGCCCCTCCAGCTCCAGAGCGGGCGCCCGCGCCCGAACCACCTGACCGATCCTCCGGGCGGCGGGCCGTCGAGGGCATCGTCGCCCTGCTCGTCATCATCGCGGTGCTCGGCATCGTCGCCTGGGCCTTCGTGTGGATGCGCGACACCGAGGCGAACCGCGCGCTGGTCGCCCTCGTCGCGGTGGTGACCGGCGTGGGCGGTGTGATCATCGCCTTCCTCGGCGCCGACCGGATCGTCGACCTGCTCCCCGTGGGCATGCGCGAGTCCGTCCGGCCGTGGGTGTTCGTCGGGCCGGCGCTGCTGCTGCTCGGCATCTTCCTCGTCTACCCGGCCATCAACACCGTCGTCACGGCATTCCAGGGACCGACCGGCGAGGAGTTCATCGGGCTCGAGAACTTCGAGTTCGTGTTCACCGACCCGTCCATGCTCCGGAGCATCCGCAACACGATCGCCTGGATCGTCGTCGTCACGGCGCTCGCGGTGGGGGTCGGCCTGATCTTCGCGGTGCTCGCCGACCGCCTCGACCGCGGGGAGGCCACGGCCAAGTCGCTGATCTTCCTGCCGATGGCGATCTCGTTCGTCGGCGCCAGCGTCGTGTGGGGGTTCATCTACGACTTCCAGGTGTTCGGCGAGCAGCGCGGGCTGCTCAACGGCATCCTCACCGGCCTCGGGATGGATCCGGTCTCGTGGTTGTCGATCGAGCCGTGGAACAACCTGTTCCTGATGGTGATCATGGTCTGGATGCAGACGGGCTTCGCCATGGTGATCCTGTCCGCGGCCATCAAGTCGGTCCCCGCCGACCTGCTCGAGGCGGGCCGCATCGACGGGGCCAGCGAGCTCCAGATCTTCTTCCGGATCATCATCCCGTCGATCCAGTCCTCGATCGTCGTCGTGACCACGACGATGATCATCAACGTCCTGAAGGTCTTCGACATCGTGTTCGTGATGACCAACGGGGGGTCGGGGACCGAGGTCATCGCCGAGCGCATGATCCGGTGGTTCTTCCGCAACAGGGACTACGGCAAGGGCGCCGCGATCGCCGCGGTCCTGTTCGTCGCGGTCATCCCCGTCATGGTCTGGAACGTGCGGAGGTTCCGCGAGGAAGAGGCCATCCGATGA